The Corallococcus soli genome has a window encoding:
- a CDS encoding FAD-binding oxidoreductase, whose product MTTESVASEREVKGSSRQEALHAAKVEAIARQLKQRKGTGPASFRKKSPPHQVPKRNDSRRNDEKVDLGDLDQILDIDPVGLTCTAEPAVTFDEVVRATLPLGLVPFIVPEHKTITLGGAIAGCSIESMSFRQGGFHDTCLEYEVITAKGEVLHCSPTEQPLLFQMIHGSFGTLGILSRVRFKLVRAAPYVRVTYETYDTLEAFQQAIWRHFSAQDTDYLDGQIFSPTKHVLCVGHFVEKAPYVSRYDWLTAYCESIPRRKEDYLTTYDYLFRYNRGVTHVKPRNLLARALFGKFIHSDSVLRTANRFHRLLLPEKDPPVIVDVFVPFSRTAEFMDWYHREMRHYPVWCVPFRRTRDYEWLTPRWWAGISDPLFLDLAVYGLPQPPGRNLYKEFEDALRKVNGTKTLISYNYYDEDTFWSIWNRDTYQTVKQRTDPDNLFRDLYTKTCKAALGL is encoded by the coding sequence ATGACGACGGAGTCGGTTGCCAGCGAGAGGGAGGTGAAGGGGTCCTCGCGGCAGGAGGCGCTTCACGCGGCGAAGGTCGAAGCCATCGCCCGACAGCTGAAGCAGCGCAAGGGCACGGGCCCGGCCTCCTTCAGGAAGAAGTCGCCGCCCCACCAGGTGCCCAAGCGCAATGACTCGCGACGCAACGATGAGAAGGTGGACCTGGGCGACCTGGATCAGATCCTCGACATCGACCCGGTGGGGCTGACCTGCACGGCCGAGCCCGCGGTGACCTTCGACGAGGTGGTGCGCGCGACGCTGCCCCTGGGGCTCGTGCCGTTCATCGTCCCGGAGCACAAGACCATCACGCTCGGGGGCGCCATCGCGGGGTGCTCCATCGAGTCCATGTCCTTCCGCCAGGGCGGCTTCCACGACACCTGTCTGGAATACGAGGTCATCACCGCCAAGGGCGAGGTGCTGCACTGCTCGCCCACGGAGCAGCCGCTGCTGTTCCAGATGATCCACGGCTCGTTCGGGACGCTGGGCATCCTGTCGCGCGTCCGCTTCAAGCTGGTGCGCGCCGCGCCCTACGTGCGCGTGACGTATGAGACCTACGACACGCTGGAAGCCTTCCAGCAGGCCATCTGGCGGCACTTCAGCGCGCAGGACACCGACTACCTGGATGGGCAGATCTTCTCCCCCACGAAGCACGTGCTGTGCGTGGGGCACTTCGTGGAGAAGGCCCCCTACGTGAGCCGCTACGACTGGCTCACCGCGTACTGCGAGAGCATCCCGCGCCGGAAGGAGGACTACCTCACGACGTATGACTACCTCTTCCGCTACAACCGGGGCGTCACCCACGTCAAACCCAGGAACCTGCTGGCCCGCGCGCTGTTCGGGAAGTTCATCCACTCCGACAGCGTGCTGAGGACCGCGAACCGCTTCCACCGCCTCCTGCTCCCAGAGAAGGACCCGCCGGTCATCGTGGACGTGTTCGTCCCCTTCTCGCGCACGGCCGAGTTCATGGACTGGTACCACCGCGAGATGCGCCACTACCCGGTGTGGTGCGTGCCCTTCCGGCGGACGCGCGACTATGAATGGCTGACACCGCGGTGGTGGGCCGGGATAAGCGACCCGCTGTTCCTCGACCTCGCGGTGTATGGCCTCCCGCAGCCTCCGGGACGCAACCTCTACAAGGAGTTCGAGGACGCGCTGCGGAAGGTCAACGGCACCAAGACGCTCATCTCGTACAACTACTACGACGAGGACACGTTCTGGAGCATCTGGAACCGGGACACCTACCAGACGGTGAAGCAGCGCACGGACCCGGACAACCTCTTCCGGGACCTCTACACGAAGACGTGCAAAGCGGCGCTCGGGCTGTAG
- a CDS encoding LysR family transcriptional regulator codes for MPRRFDHLNDVEAFIAAVERGSLTAAATALGTTPSVVSRALARLEQRLGVQLLRRTTRRLGLTDAGRLYLEQSRAAFGLLAEAERAIQGQGGEVTGSVRLSVPTTYGHYRLPAKLRTFVRRHPRVQVELSISNRNVDLVAEGFDLAIRLGALPDSGLVARKLEDAPMCLVASKAYLKEAGTPRSLADLERHACLSFVMPSTGRVAPWILREEGRDVDWTPQTALRVADDVLGVVSLAEQGMGLCQTYDFIAADRLRRGTLVEVLPKSRGRSRPFSVIYVPHRSLSAASRALIAVLTDTA; via the coding sequence ATGCCCCGGCGCTTCGACCACCTCAACGACGTGGAGGCCTTCATCGCGGCGGTGGAGCGCGGTTCGCTGACGGCCGCCGCCACGGCGCTGGGGACGACGCCCTCGGTGGTGAGCCGTGCGCTCGCCCGGCTGGAGCAGCGGCTGGGGGTGCAGCTGCTGCGGAGGACGACGCGGCGGCTGGGCCTGACGGACGCGGGGCGGCTGTACCTGGAGCAGTCGCGCGCGGCCTTCGGACTGCTCGCGGAGGCGGAGCGCGCCATCCAGGGGCAGGGCGGCGAAGTCACGGGCAGCGTGCGCCTCAGCGTGCCCACGACGTACGGGCACTACCGCCTGCCGGCGAAGCTGCGGACGTTCGTGCGCCGGCATCCACGCGTGCAGGTGGAGCTGAGCATCTCCAACCGCAACGTGGACCTGGTGGCGGAGGGGTTCGACCTGGCCATCCGCCTGGGAGCGCTCCCCGACAGCGGGTTGGTGGCCCGGAAGCTGGAGGATGCGCCCATGTGCCTGGTCGCCTCGAAGGCCTACTTGAAGGAGGCCGGCACGCCCCGGTCACTGGCGGACCTGGAGCGCCATGCCTGCCTGTCCTTCGTCATGCCCAGCACCGGCCGCGTGGCCCCGTGGATCCTCCGCGAGGAGGGCCGCGACGTCGACTGGACGCCCCAGACGGCGCTGCGGGTGGCGGACGACGTGCTCGGCGTGGTGTCGCTCGCGGAGCAGGGCATGGGGCTGTGCCAGACGTATGACTTCATCGCCGCCGACCGCCTGCGCCGGGGCACCCTGGTGGAGGTGCTGCCGAAGTCGCGCGGCCGCTCACGGCCCTTCTCCGTCATCTACGTCCCGCACCGCAGCCTGTCCGCGGCGTCTCGCGCGTTGATTGCCGTGCTGACGGACACCGCCTGA